A single window of Rhodamnia argentea isolate NSW1041297 chromosome 5, ASM2092103v1, whole genome shotgun sequence DNA harbors:
- the LOC115728798 gene encoding dirigent protein 17-like: MEETCKELDLNSSSAGVYVLPGEPAIVINGVPKLNSSNGPPAFSDFKHEAKFPGFQGFGEWIEGREVWKLFEGRYFSGTVVQFDKETGWYRVVYEDGDSEDLEWHELEDILLPLDITVPLKLLALKVIRKGQKPTNKSRRSLLPYQKGKAYNMGTG, encoded by the coding sequence ATGGAAGAAACGTGCAAAGAACTAGATTTAAACTCATCGTCGGCAGGGGTGTATGTCTTGCCAGGAGAACCAGCTATAGTAATTAATGGGGTGCCAAAGTTGAACTCTAGCAATGGCCCTCCTGCTTTTTCTGATTTCAAGCATGAGGCGAAGTTTCCTGGCTTCCAAGGTTTTGGTGAATGGATAGAAGGGAGAGAAGTTTGGAAACTGTTTGAAGGGAGATATTTTTCTGGTACTGTTGTGCAGTTTGATAAGGAAACCGGCTGGTACAGGGTGGTCTACGAAGACGGTGACTCTGAAGATCTTGAGTGGCATGAGCTGGAAGATATTCTACTTCCTTTGGACATCACGGTTCCTCTGAAATTGCTGGCACTGAAGGTTATCAGGAAAGGCCAGAAACCCACTAACAAAAGTCGAAGGAGCTTATTGCCGTATCAAAAAGGTAAGGCCTATAATATGGGAACAGGGTGA
- the LOC115728797 gene encoding protein ALUMINUM SENSITIVE 3-like, translating to MMMAAEYHFVKGMIKPVAALAVVAMAVGLSYLQKLGLEREMVYSIFRAFLQLSVIGFVLQLIFNSESVAWIFLAYIFMVCVAGHTAGQRAKHVPKGKYIAGASILAGTSVTMLVLVLLRVFPFTPRYIIPIAGMMIGNSMTVTGVTMKRLRDDVKSQINQVETALALGATPDQAIMQPVKRALVVGLSPVLDNAKTLGLITLPGAMTGLIMGGASPLEAIQLQIVVVNMLVGASTISSITSTYLAWPGFFSYAHQLRVSVFSSD from the exons ATGATGATGGCTGCTGAGTATCACTTTGTGAAGGGCATGATCAAGCCGGTGGCCGCGCTTGCCGTGGTGGCGATGGCAGTGGGGCTGTCGTACTTGCAGAAGCTGGGATTGGAGAGGGAGATGGTTTACTCCATCTTCAGAGCTTTTCTTCAGCTCTCCGTGATCGGCTTCGTTCTGCAGCTCATTTTCAACAGCGAAAGCGTTGCTTGGATCTTCTTGGCTTACATTTTCATG GTTTGTGTTGCCGGTCATACAGCAGGACAACGAGCCAAGCACGTGCCCAAAGGCAAGTACATCGCCGGAGCCTCGATTTTGGCCGGAACTTCAGTGACGATGTTGGTGTTGGTGCTGTTGCGCGTATTTCCTTTCACTCCTCGGTATATTATACCGATTGCAGGGATGATGATTGGAAATTCGATGACAGTAACTGGAGTCACCATGAAGCGACTTCGAGACGACGTCAAGTCACAAATCAATCAG GTGGAGACAGCACTGGCTCTCGGTGCGACCCCTGACCAGGCCATAATGCAACCGGTGAAGAGAGCGCTGGTGGTTGGACTCTCGCCGGTGTTGGACAATGCCAAAACGTTGGGCCTGATCACACTTCCAGGAGCAATGACTGGTCTCATAATGGGAGGCGCTTCGCCCCTTGAGGCCATTCAGCTTCAGATCGTGGTGGTGAACATGCTCGTCGGCGCTTCCACAATTAGCAGCATCACGTCGACTTACCTCGCCTGGCCGGGTTTCTTCTCCTATGCTCACCAATTACGAGTCTCTGTCTTCTCTTCAGACTGA
- the LOC125315079 gene encoding uncharacterized protein LOC125315079 translates to MSTSMNLCLGTIEMAARRPRPKTKTASKTEQSSNSSSFAGFGREKKEPLWRCVENCGACCKLDKGPSFVTPEEIFDNPGDVELYRSMIGPDGWCVHFEKSTRKCSIYPDRPYFCRVEADVFKSLYGIDKKKFNKEACGCCRDTIKAIYGSNSKELHNFNHAVRSSDPD, encoded by the exons ATGTCGACGTCGATGAATTTGTGCCTAGGCACGATCGAAATGGCGGCTCGCCGGCCACGACCGAAGACCAAGACGGCGTCGAAGACCGAACAGAGCAGCAACAGTTCCAGTTTCGCTGGCTTCGGTCGCGAGAAGAAAGAGCCTCTGTGGCGGTGCGTGGAGAATTGCGGCGCGTGCTGCAAGTTGGACAAGGGTCCATCCTTCGTCACTCCCGAAGAGATCTTCGATAACCCTGGTGACGTCGAG CTTTACAGAAGCATGATAGGTCCGGATGGATGGTGTGTACACTTTGAGAAAAGCACACGGAAATGCTCTATTTATCCAG ACCGTCCCTATTTCTGTCGTGTCGAGGCGGATGTCTTCAAGTCATTATACGGAATTGATAAGAAGAAGTTCAATAAGGAGGCATGTGGTTGCTGTAGAGACACCATCAAAGCAATATACGGTTCGAACTCAAAAGAGTTGCACAATTTTAATCATGCTGTTAGAAGCTCCGATCCCGACTAG